In Dendropsophus ebraccatus isolate aDenEbr1 chromosome 13, aDenEbr1.pat, whole genome shotgun sequence, the sequence agtgatggataggctgtattctcagtgatgtcactgctgatctctagtgatggataggctgtattctcagtgatgtcactgatctctagtgatggataggctgtattctcagtgatgtcaccgctgatctctagtgatggataggctgtattctcagtgatgtcacagatctctagtgatggataggctgtattctcagtgatgtcactgctgatctttattgatggataggctgtattctcagtgatgtcactgatctctagtgatggataggctgtattctcagtgatgtcactgatctctagtgatggataggctgtattctcagtgatgtcactgatctctagtgatggataggctgtattctcagtgatgtcactgatctctagtgatggataggctgtgttctcagtgatgtcactgatctctagtgatgaataggctgtattctctgtgatgtcactgttacagaTTGTTAACCCTTTGTTCCCCCTGTCTTAGATTGGTGATTGACACTCTTAAAGAAGTGGATCAGAGCAGGAAGTGTTATCGCATGGTCGGGGGGGTGTTAGTCGAGCGGACAGTGAAGGAAGTTCTCCCAGCTTTGGAGAATAATAAGGATCAGGTAAGGATTGGCCAACCTCCCACCTGTAACCCATCAAGGCTTCATCTGAGCTGCTGGGATGTGTGGTGCCTCTGAGCATTGTAATCAATCTTATTGCAGATCAGTAAAATCATTGAGACACTGAGCGGGCAGCTGCAGAGCAAGGGGCGCGAGCTGAACGATTATCGGGAGAAGCACAACATCCGCCTTATGGGAGAGGATGACCAGAAGCAGCCGCCCAAGGAGAATGGGGACGGGAGCAAACCCAGCTCGGCTGGTGTCCTGGTATCCTGATCCTTCCGGGGAGCAGCCACCTTTATCACTGTTTAATGGAGGACAGATCCCgagcctcccttccccagtaacACGTGACTCTTGCTATCGCTGGACTGGGTGCCTCAGATCAAGAGCACAGGTTTCTCCTCAACATGGCGGCCTGGGCCAGTGGTGAAAGGAAAACACGGGGGTTGTATTCAGCATGTTgacttgttttattttatttttgttaaataAAGTTGTTTTTGTCTGCTGTCTATGTCATCCCGCATTGTGAGAAGGAAGGAATCTCCTGCAGATGTCAGGCTGTCCACCATTATAGGATGTCTGTGCTGTGAGAAGGAAGGAATCTCCTGCAGATGACAGGCTGTCCACCATTATAGGATGTCTGTGCTGTGAGAAGGAAGGAATCTCCTGCAGATGTCAGGCTGTCCACCTTTATAGGATGTCTGTGCTGTCTATGTCATCCCGCATTGTGAGAAGGAAGGAATCTCCTGCAGATGTCAGGCTGTCCACTATTATAGAATATCCAGCACACAGATCTCCGGGCACAGTGTCCGCCCATCAGCACCAAATCCCCCCACCAGGTACAGGCAGTCACCGAGCAGGCAGGTCCGGTGCCCCACTCTTCTCTGGAGAGAATCTGATCCAGGGAATCGGAACCAGCTCA encodes:
- the PFDN2 gene encoding prefoldin subunit 2 — its product is MASAAAKQIAAEQVVAGFNRLRQEQRGLASKAAELEMELNEHILVIDTLKEVDQSRKCYRMVGGVLVERTVKEVLPALENNKDQISKIIETLSGQLQSKGRELNDYREKHNIRLMGEDDQKQPPKENGDGSKPSSAGVLVS